The Wansuia hejianensis genomic interval CAAATGTGGGCAACATGCTGGCCCGCATCAAAAAAGGTATGGGAGAAATCAGCGGAGAACAACATGCGGATATCCGCATTACTGATCTATTGGCGGTCGATACGCTGGCGCCGGTTCTGATATCCGGGGCCCTGGCGGGAGAGACCTGCCTGGAAAAAGCTGTGGGAATCGCCGCGATGGTGAAGACACAGCAGCTTCCCATGAGAGAGATTGCCGGTAAATTAAAGGAAGAACTGGGCACTGAAGTTGTAGTAGCCGGAGTAGAGGCTGTTATGGCCAGCCTCGGCGCGCTGACAACACCGGGTACGAGGCTGCCTCTCGCCATTCTGGATATGGGCGGCGGTTCCACGGACGCTGCAGTGGTCTATGAGGATGGCCATGTGGTGATGACCCATCAGGCGGGAGCAGGGGAGCTGGTTTCCATGCTGATTGAGACAGAGCTGGGCCTGAATGACAGACATATGGCAGAACAGATCAAAAGGTACCCTCTTGCCAAGGTGGAGAGCTTGTTCCACATGCGGATGGAAAATGGCCAGATGACCTTTGTGGAGGATTCCATTGATCCCAGGTTTTACGGCCGGGTGGTGCTGTTGGCAGAGAATGGGCTGATCCGGATCGAAAAGGATATTCCCATGGAGAAAATCGCTCAGGTCCGCAGGGACGCCAAGAAAAAGGTGTTTGCCACTAATGCGTTCCGGGCGCTGAAGAAAGTAGCACCGGAGCATGACTTGAAGAATATTTCCAACGTGGTTCTGGTCGGCGGTTCTGCAGAGGATTTTGAAATCCCTGAGATGCTGATGGAAGAATTCGCCAAGTACCGGATTGTATGCGGGCGCGGCAATATCCGTGGATCAGAAGGGCCCAGAAATGCGGTGGCTACCGGGCTGGTGCTTTCTTATATGGGAGATTGAGAATGATCATCAAAAGACCTTCGATATTTATTTATACCAATGAACCAGACCGGGATTTCCTGAGAGAAGTCTGTGCGGGCATCGAGGAAGAGGGTGTCTTTTATGAGATCATCCCCGGAGAGGCCGCAGATCTGGATGAACTGGCTTATGACGCGGCCAATGATTCCATGCTGGGTTCCGGCGTCGGGATTTCCGGGACAGATATTGCCATGCAGATGAGGGGAATCGCGAAAGGCAGGAATGTGGAGGTTTATCACATGCCGACTTATGAACAGTGCAGAAGGCTGGGAGCCAACAGCGCCAGAGCAATTAAAAAGCAAAGCTTTAAATGACAGATTTTGACAGAGAAAACGATAAAAGAGGTTTTCGGAATGAAGATTTATACAAAAAAAGGTGACAACGGAAGAACCTCCCTGCTGAACGGCCAGGGGGTGCTGAAGACAGATGACCGGATTGAACTGCTGGGCACGATTGACGAGCTGAGCAGCCAGATCGGTCTTGCTAAGGTGCTTGCGGGTGAGCAGCTTCGGACGGAGCTGACTCATATCCAGAAGAATCTGATGCATATTATGTCCGGCGTTGCCGATCCGATGAAAAAAGATTATCGTTTCAATGAAAAGGAAACGGAGACTCTGGAACAGTGGATCGACCGGACCGAAGATTCGTTTCCAAGGATTAAGGATTTCGTGCTCTATGGCGGCTGCGAACAGTCGGCAAGGCTGGATGTGGCGCGGGCTGTGGCCAGGAGAGCAGAACGGCGGTTCCGGCTTGTGGCTCAGAAGTTTGTGGCGGATAAAAAAGCGATGCAGTATGTAAATCGTCTGTCTGATTACCTGTATGTTTCGGCGAGATATGCGGACTATCAGGCGGAGAATAACCGGGCGGAGGGCGTGCGGCAGGAAGTCATAAAAGATGTTATGAAGAACATGAAGGGACAGGATTAAAGAAATGGCAGTATATCGTCTGGCGGACCTATTGGTCCGTGTGGAAGGCGCAGGTAAATATACGAGCCGTATGCTGAGCGGATATCAGGTTGAAGCGGCTCCATGCCGCAGGCCTGATATTTTTGTTTCTGTAACCCGGGATATGGTGGAAAGAGAACGTCAGATAGAGGGCGGGTTTTTTGACGATAATTATCTGGAGTGCATGGCGGTATACAGGGCGTTCTGCGAGAAGGCTCTGTGCTGTGATGTGCTCTTTTTTCATGCGTCCGCTGTGGCTCTGGATGGAGAAGCCTATCTGTTCACCGGGCCTTCAGGCATTGGGAAATCCACCCATGCGAGAATGTGGAGGGAGGCTTTTGGAAAAGAAGCTGTCATGATTAATGATGACAAGCCTCTGCTGCGTTTCTGGCCGGACGGGGTCTATGCGTATGGAACGCCCTGGGACGGGAAACACCACCTGAATACAGATATCCGCCTAAAAGTTAAAGCAATATGTATCCTGGAACAGGCTGCAGAGAATGAGATAGAGAAAGTCAGCTTCAGTGAGGCCCATGATGTTATTCTGGAACAGTCTTTTCATGCCTGCTGCTGGGAACACAAGCAGGCTGTGAAACAGATGGTCAGTCTATTGCTGAACCGTCTGTCCGTGTACCGGCTGAAATGTAACATATCCACGCAGGCGGCATGGACTGCCTATTGGGGAATGGAGAAATAATTATGGACGTACAAAAGAAGAAACTGGATTCGATCCTGAAAACGCTGGATCAGAGATATGGGACGGAAAAAGAAGGTTTTCTGCATGAAGAAGAATGGCAGCTTCTGGCGGCTATCATGCTCAGCGCACAGAGCACGGATAAACAGGTTGACGAGGCGCTGCCTGGATTGTTCAGCCGTTTTAAAAAAGCGGAGGATGTGGCGGAGGCTTCTCAGGAGGAGATTGAAGGCTACATACGCTCAGTGGGATTATATAAGAATAAGGCTAAGAATCTGAAAAAGTGCTGCAGCCAGATTGTGCATGAATTCGGCGGACAGGTTCCTGACAGTATCGGTGAGCTTCTGAAGCTGGCCGGGGTGGGGCGGAAGACCGCTACACTGTACCTGGCCGATGCCTACGGGATACCGGGAGTGACTGTGGATACCCACGTGTTCCGAATATCCAGGCGGCTGGGCTGGGCGAAGGGTAAGAATCCTGCAGAAGTAGAACTGGAGCTGCAGAAGGTTCTGCCGACAGACCATTGGAACCGAATTAATTTTCAGCTGATTTACCTGGGACGGGAGATATGCACCTCAAGGAAAGCGAAATGCGAACTCTGCCCGCTTGCCGAATGGTGCCCGAAAATAGACCCACAGGGCACCCCGTAACTCATGTTCCTAACAGCTTAAGCACCTGTTCTGGTTTATCGTTCAGAATCAGCTCTTCGGGATAATTCATTTCCTGCACCATAGCTCTGGCATAGGTGAAGTCTCCGATGTGGGCGGTTCCGTGGCTGTCACTGGACAAGAGTACAGGCACCCGGTTGCGGAGGCAGCCCTCCAGCAGCATCCGGTTGTTTGCCCGGGTATC includes:
- a CDS encoding glycerol dehydratase reactivase beta/small subunit family protein; the protein is MIIKRPSIFIYTNEPDRDFLREVCAGIEEEGVFYEIIPGEAADLDELAYDAANDSMLGSGVGISGTDIAMQMRGIAKGRNVEVYHMPTYEQCRRLGANSARAIKKQSFK
- a CDS encoding diol dehydratase reactivase subunit alpha gives rise to the protein MKFIAGVDIGNSTTEVCVGEREEGGRLNFLASASISTTGTKGTVANVHGIKAALKQAMGKIGRNVEDISLVRLNEAAPVIGDTAMETLTETIITDSSMIGHNPSTPAGAGQAVGELLVLENLYRAVPGKPYIVVISRNHSYEEAAEQINRAAEKFDIKGLILQADEAVLVENRLNRKIPIIDEVSRIDRVPDGERAAIEVALAGQTIRMLSNPYGIATLLELDAEETRTVTPIAKSLIGKRSAVVIKTPGGDVKEHVLPAGEIYLDASNSTKVNLDEGAERIMKAVADAGTIRDISGQANTNVGNMLARIKKGMGEISGEQHADIRITDLLAVDTLAPVLISGALAGETCLEKAVGIAAMVKTQQLPMREIAGKLKEELGTEVVVAGVEAVMASLGALTTPGTRLPLAILDMGGGSTDAAVVYEDGHVVMTHQAGAGELVSMLIETELGLNDRHMAEQIKRYPLAKVESLFHMRMENGQMTFVEDSIDPRFYGRVVLLAENGLIRIEKDIPMEKIAQVRRDAKKKVFATNAFRALKKVAPEHDLKNISNVVLVGGSAEDFEIPEMLMEEFAKYRIVCGRGNIRGSEGPRNAVATGLVLSYMGD
- the nth gene encoding endonuclease III translates to MDVQKKKLDSILKTLDQRYGTEKEGFLHEEEWQLLAAIMLSAQSTDKQVDEALPGLFSRFKKAEDVAEASQEEIEGYIRSVGLYKNKAKNLKKCCSQIVHEFGGQVPDSIGELLKLAGVGRKTATLYLADAYGIPGVTVDTHVFRISRRLGWAKGKNPAEVELELQKVLPTDHWNRINFQLIYLGREICTSRKAKCELCPLAEWCPKIDPQGTP
- a CDS encoding cob(I)yrinic acid a,c-diamide adenosyltransferase; its protein translation is MKIYTKKGDNGRTSLLNGQGVLKTDDRIELLGTIDELSSQIGLAKVLAGEQLRTELTHIQKNLMHIMSGVADPMKKDYRFNEKETETLEQWIDRTEDSFPRIKDFVLYGGCEQSARLDVARAVARRAERRFRLVAQKFVADKKAMQYVNRLSDYLYVSARYADYQAENNRAEGVRQEVIKDVMKNMKGQD